The following are encoded together in the Jaculus jaculus isolate mJacJac1 chromosome 3, mJacJac1.mat.Y.cur, whole genome shotgun sequence genome:
- the LOC101598246 gene encoding putative olfactory receptor 8G3 pseudogene, with amino-acid sequence MVGNLSVITLILLSSQLYTHIYFLLSNLSFIHLCHSTIITPKILVNFLTNKNVILYPECMTQLIFSLFAIEECHMLAVMAYDCHVANCTPLRYVRMSHHLCLGLIVVVYTLGFIRSSIHRSLMLKILLCKTKVITHYFCDLFPLLELSSSKVYINEFLALFLSALSSLTPTLTILTSYIFIVASIPYIKSTEGKFKTFSTFSSHTLLFPSYLVQLHSCIQPSSVNSMNQEKLSFVLYTTVLCMLNPMI; translated from the coding sequence ATGGTGGGGAATCTAAGCGTGATCACTCTGATCCTGCTCAGTTCCCAACTGTACACCCACATTTACTTTCTCCTCAGCAATCTGTCATTCATTCACCTCTGTCATTCAACCATCATTACTCCCAAAATACTGGTGAATTTCCTGACCAACAAGAATGTCATCTTGTATCCTGAATGCATGACTCAGCTCATCTTCTCTCTGTTTGCTATTGAAGAGTGTCACATGCTGGCTGTAATGGCATATGACTGTCATGTTGCCAACTGCACCCCTTTGCGTTATGTCAGAATGTCTCATCACCTCTGCTTGGGGCTCATAGTGGTAGTTTATACCTTGGGTTTCATCAGGTCATCCATTCATAGAAGTTTAATGTTGAAAATTCTTTTGTGCAAGACTAAAGTGATTACCCATTATTTCTGTGATCTCTTTCCACTCTTGGAGCTGTCCTCCTCCAAGGTCTACATCAATGAATTCCTTGCTCTGTTCCTAAGCGCATTAAGCAGCCTGACTCCTACATTAACCATCCTTACATCCTACATCTTCATCGTTGCCAGCATCCCCTACATTAAATCCACTGAGGGCAAGTTCAAAACCTTTAGCACCTTCAGCTCCCACACTTTGCTGTTTCCATCTTATTTGGTTCAGCTGCATTCATGTATCCAACCATCATCAGTTAACTCCATGAACCAAGAGAAACTATCATTTGTCTTGTATACCACTGTTTTGTGCATGTTGAACCCCATGATCTAA